In Caproiciproducens sp. NJN-50, the following are encoded in one genomic region:
- a CDS encoding LysR family transcriptional regulator, which produces MEFRDILYVLNVAETKNFTQAANNLFVSQPALSQSIQRLEHELGTCLFQRSHHQVALTPAGETFCRDGKKILELTKQMKRNVQETDQLKNQKLSIGVSPFYEKYYLSQILPEFKKQYSDIDIRVIENYTYELEQLVKAGKLDLCIMTLPLTVPSLSFVPIFKEKIVLAVPPCHWSTRLGSGEGGKKNPPIDLALFKDEPYIMYKPGRRMRKASLQLCREAGFSPNIVFETQSCEAINAMITQGMGVGFLPIAIESLCPHDQRPVYYSINSQRAVRTFAIVYDKKNRRSLTLNQFIKMIPQKTQGPTKPSFGEMEPSA; this is translated from the coding sequence ATGGAATTTCGAGATATTCTATACGTCTTAAATGTCGCTGAAACAAAAAATTTCACGCAGGCGGCCAACAATCTATTCGTCAGTCAGCCGGCGCTCAGCCAATCGATTCAGCGCCTGGAACACGAGCTGGGCACCTGCCTGTTTCAGCGCAGCCATCACCAGGTTGCCTTGACGCCCGCGGGGGAAACTTTCTGCAGGGATGGAAAGAAAATACTGGAACTGACAAAGCAAATGAAAAGAAACGTTCAGGAAACGGATCAGTTGAAAAACCAGAAGCTTTCCATCGGCGTATCGCCGTTTTATGAAAAATATTACCTTTCGCAAATTCTTCCGGAATTTAAGAAGCAGTATTCCGACATTGATATCCGCGTCATTGAAAATTACACCTACGAACTGGAGCAGCTGGTGAAAGCGGGGAAACTCGATCTTTGTATTATGACTCTGCCTCTGACGGTTCCCTCTTTATCTTTCGTACCTATTTTCAAAGAAAAAATCGTTTTGGCCGTTCCCCCTTGCCACTGGTCGACCCGTCTTGGCTCCGGCGAAGGCGGGAAAAAGAATCCGCCCATAGACCTTGCCCTTTTTAAAGACGAGCCGTACATTATGTATAAGCCGGGCCGGAGGATGCGAAAAGCAAGCCTGCAGCTCTGCCGGGAAGCCGGATTTTCCCCCAACATCGTCTTTGAAACGCAAAGCTGCGAAGCAATTAACGCGATGATTACACAGGGAATGGGGGTCGGCTTTCTTCCGATTGCGATTGAGTCCTTATGCCCGCACGACCAGCGGCCCGTTTACTATTCGATCAATTCGCAAAGGGCCGTGCGGACTTTCGCCATCGTCTACGACAAAAAGAACAGAAGAAGCCTGACACTGAATCAGTTCATCAAAATGATTCCTCAAAAGACTCAAGGTCCGACAAAGCCTTCCTTCGGCGAAATGGAACCGTCTGCATGA
- the larA gene encoding nickel-dependent lactate racemase, which yields MKTIQLPYGRSTLDLHVEERNLAAVITAPMHGFRAEKSEREIIRDALDHPIGSRSLRELAEGKKKVVIVTSDHTRAVPSKITLPILLSEIRAGNPEADITILIATGLHRPTTEEEQRKMFGDEIVDHEKITVNNAFQPGDFVSVRKLPSGADFKVHHLAAECDLLVTEGFIEPHFFAGFSGGRKSILPGICSQETVNENHSFQAIASPCAKAGVLERNPIHEDMVCAARAVNVQFILNVALDGEKKVIAAFAGDLEQAHEKGCDFIRKLSQCPAVTGDIVVTSNGGYPLDQNLYQAPKAVATAEACAEEDGVIVMCASCVDGMGGTHFEKLIVSGTAEEIEDRLSKIPPKETIPEQWCAQIYARILKKHKIILVTTYLDHNLVRKANMIPASSPDEALAIAYGIKGKDARVVVIPDGVSVLAVK from the coding sequence TTGAAAACAATTCAATTGCCGTATGGCAGATCAACGCTTGACCTTCACGTGGAAGAGCGGAATCTTGCGGCGGTCATAACGGCGCCGATGCACGGGTTTCGCGCGGAGAAAAGCGAACGGGAAATCATCCGCGACGCGCTGGACCATCCGATTGGTTCAAGGAGCCTGCGCGAACTGGCGGAAGGAAAGAAGAAAGTGGTGATCGTCACCAGCGACCATACGAGGGCGGTGCCCAGCAAAATCACTTTGCCGATTCTTCTTTCCGAGATCCGCGCGGGCAATCCGGAGGCCGATATCACAATCCTCATCGCGACCGGCCTGCACAGGCCCACAACAGAGGAAGAGCAGAGAAAAATGTTCGGCGATGAAATCGTGGACCATGAAAAGATCACCGTCAACAACGCGTTTCAGCCCGGCGATTTCGTGTCCGTGCGCAAGCTTCCGTCCGGCGCCGATTTTAAGGTCCATCACCTCGCGGCCGAATGCGATCTGCTCGTGACGGAAGGCTTTATCGAACCGCATTTCTTCGCCGGGTTTTCCGGAGGGCGCAAAAGCATTCTGCCGGGCATCTGCTCTCAGGAAACCGTCAACGAGAACCACAGCTTTCAGGCGATCGCAAGCCCCTGCGCCAAGGCGGGTGTGCTGGAGCGCAACCCTATCCACGAAGACATGGTCTGCGCGGCGCGCGCGGTCAACGTCCAGTTCATTCTGAACGTCGCGCTGGACGGTGAGAAAAAGGTCATCGCGGCGTTTGCGGGCGACCTGGAGCAGGCTCATGAAAAAGGCTGCGATTTCATCCGGAAGCTTTCTCAGTGTCCGGCCGTCACGGGGGATATCGTCGTCACAAGCAACGGCGGGTATCCTCTGGACCAGAACCTGTACCAGGCCCCGAAGGCCGTCGCGACCGCCGAGGCCTGCGCCGAGGAAGACGGAGTCATTGTCATGTGCGCCTCCTGCGTCGACGGCATGGGCGGCACCCATTTTGAAAAATTGATCGTTTCCGGAACCGCGGAAGAAATCGAGGACCGCCTTTCGAAAATCCCGCCGAAGGAGACCATCCCCGAACAGTGGTGTGCGCAGATTTATGCCCGCATCCTGAAAAAGCATAAAATCATTCTTGTCACCACCTATCTGGACCATAACCTGGTCCGGAAGGCCAACATGATCCCGGCCTCCAGCCCGGACGAAGCGCTCGCCATCGCGTACGGCATCAAGGGGAAGGACGCAAGGGTTGTGGTCATTCCGGACGGCGTTTCCGTGCTGGCGGTCAAGTGA
- a CDS encoding UxaA family hydrolase, whose product MSVKLALKINDRDNVATIFADGIVSGSEVEVRDKQGNAERIKVGGDIPYGHKIALKDIHPGEKIFKYGEEIGVATKEIEKGEYVHVHNLDSMRGRGDLEGEAVK is encoded by the coding sequence ATGAGCGTGAAGCTGGCTTTGAAAATCAACGACCGGGACAACGTGGCGACAATTTTTGCCGATGGAATCGTTTCAGGCAGCGAGGTGGAGGTGCGCGACAAACAGGGAAATGCCGAACGAATCAAGGTCGGGGGCGACATCCCCTACGGCCACAAAATCGCGCTGAAGGACATCCATCCGGGCGAGAAAATTTTTAAGTACGGCGAAGAGATCGGGGTTGCGACCAAAGAAATTGAAAAGGGAGAGTATGTCCACGTCCACAATCTGGACAGCATGCGGGGACGCGGCGACCTGGAAGGAGAAGCGGTCAAATGA
- a CDS encoding UxaA family hydrolase: protein MKFMGYVRPDGRVGARNHVAVIPSVICANDVAQAVVGQVQGTVGFFHHQGCCQLPPDLERVTDTLIGLGCSPNVGAVLIVSLGCEGTDHERMMETIAKTGKPVKIIRIQELGGASRAIQAGIDAAQELAGRISGLQREPADLSNAVMAIKCGASDTTSGMASNCVVGYVADKMVDLGATVVFGETTEFIGAEHILARRAVNREVADRIYEIVDRMETRAKSLGCDMRKGQPTPGNIAGGLSSIEEKSLGAIVKSGNRPIQGVLEYPEMVTTQKGLWIKDTPGREPEILTGMACTGAQFMMFSTGRGAPQGFPSMPVVKICGNPNTYERMSHDMDLNAGLIIKGEKTIEQVGEEAFQKALCVLNGEMTKNEAIRYFNSIDIHTLGPVI, encoded by the coding sequence ATGAAGTTTATGGGATATGTGAGGCCGGACGGCAGAGTCGGCGCGAGAAATCATGTGGCCGTCATCCCGAGCGTGATCTGCGCCAACGACGTGGCGCAGGCCGTCGTCGGCCAGGTGCAGGGCACGGTCGGCTTTTTCCACCATCAGGGATGCTGCCAGCTTCCCCCGGACCTTGAACGCGTCACGGATACCCTGATCGGTCTGGGGTGCAGCCCGAACGTCGGCGCGGTGCTGATCGTCAGCCTCGGGTGCGAGGGCACCGACCATGAGCGGATGATGGAAACCATCGCCAAGACAGGCAAGCCGGTCAAGATCATCCGGATTCAGGAGCTCGGCGGGGCGAGCCGCGCGATTCAGGCCGGAATCGACGCGGCACAGGAACTGGCCGGGCGGATTTCCGGGCTGCAGCGCGAACCGGCCGATCTGTCCAATGCGGTCATGGCAATCAAATGCGGCGCCTCCGACACGACGAGCGGAATGGCCTCCAACTGCGTGGTCGGCTATGTCGCGGATAAAATGGTGGACCTCGGCGCGACCGTAGTCTTTGGGGAAACGACCGAGTTCATCGGCGCGGAGCATATTCTGGCCCGCAGGGCCGTCAACAGGGAAGTGGCCGACAGGATTTATGAAATCGTCGACCGAATGGAAACGAGGGCGAAGTCCCTCGGCTGCGACATGAGAAAAGGGCAGCCGACCCCGGGAAACATCGCCGGTGGATTATCCTCCATCGAGGAAAAGTCTCTGGGAGCCATCGTCAAGTCCGGGAACAGGCCGATTCAGGGCGTTCTGGAATATCCGGAAATGGTGACGACGCAGAAGGGCCTGTGGATCAAGGACACCCCGGGCCGCGAACCGGAGATCCTCACGGGGATGGCCTGCACGGGGGCGCAGTTCATGATGTTTTCCACCGGGCGCGGGGCGCCGCAGGGCTTTCCAAGCATGCCGGTCGTCAAAATCTGCGGCAACCCGAACACCTACGAGCGCATGAGCCATGACATGGACCTGAACGCCGGCCTGATTATCAAAGGCGAAAAAACCATCGAGCAGGTCGGGGAGGAAGCTTTTCAGAAGGCCCTTTGCGTTCTGAACGGTGAAATGACAAAAAACGAAGCGATCAGATATTTCAATTCCATCGACATCCACACGCTGGGGCCCGTGATCTGA
- a CDS encoding flavodoxin family protein, whose product MKVIAVNGSPRKSWNTATLLQKALDGAASAGAETELIHLYDLKYRGCTSCFACKRKDGIPGHCAMRDELTDVLEKITRCDVLLLGTPIYFSNITGEMLSFLERLLFSSMTYNIGERCTFPGKISSAFIYTMNVPADAMEKLGYRALFDHYQSLLERLGGPSEILVSNDTYQFDDYSLYEASMFNEKHKAQVRAEQFPIDCRKAFEMGARLAGK is encoded by the coding sequence ATGAAAGTGATTGCTGTAAACGGGAGTCCGAGAAAAAGCTGGAACACGGCGACCCTACTTCAGAAAGCGCTGGACGGCGCGGCTTCCGCCGGGGCCGAAACAGAATTGATTCACCTGTATGACCTGAAATACAGGGGTTGCACCAGCTGCTTTGCCTGCAAACGAAAAGACGGTATCCCAGGGCACTGCGCCATGCGGGACGAACTGACGGACGTTCTGGAAAAAATCACCCGCTGCGACGTCCTCTTGCTGGGCACGCCGATCTATTTTTCAAATATCACCGGAGAAATGCTCTCTTTTCTTGAGCGCCTGCTGTTTTCGAGCATGACCTACAACATCGGGGAACGCTGCACTTTCCCGGGAAAGATTTCGTCCGCGTTCATCTACACGATGAACGTTCCGGCGGACGCAATGGAGAAGCTCGGATACCGCGCGCTGTTCGACCATTATCAATCCCTTTTGGAACGTTTGGGCGGTCCCTCGGAAATTCTCGTCAGCAACGACACCTATCAGTTTGACGATTATTCCCTCTATGAGGCTTCCATGTTCAACGAAAAGCACAAGGCTCAGGTAAGAGCGGAACAGTTCCCCATCGATTGCCGGAAAGCGTTTGAAATGGGGGCCCGGCTTGCGGGAAAGTAG
- a CDS encoding nitroreductase family protein yields the protein MIQNEVLDAIHSRRSTRSFTGEQIGTEQLETLLDAAVWAPSGGNNQSWLFTAVQDREALLRLNELVREGFRHWAPDDSYPGKLAAKTASQKESYNFYYHAPTVIIASNKPDYENAMADCSLGLENIFLAAQSMGLGSCYLNQLHWLRDDPGVRIYLFELGIPKEHTICSAAAIGQIGKASAPPARKPNTVHIVR from the coding sequence ATGATTCAAAACGAAGTGCTGGACGCGATCCATTCGCGCCGGAGCACCCGCAGTTTCACCGGGGAGCAGATCGGAACGGAGCAGCTTGAAACACTGCTCGACGCCGCGGTTTGGGCTCCAAGCGGGGGCAACAACCAGAGCTGGCTGTTCACCGCCGTCCAGGACAGGGAAGCTCTTCTAAGGCTCAATGAACTGGTGCGCGAGGGCTTCCGGCATTGGGCGCCGGATGACAGCTACCCCGGCAAGCTTGCAGCCAAAACCGCTTCGCAAAAGGAAAGCTACAATTTTTACTACCATGCGCCCACCGTCATCATCGCCTCGAACAAGCCGGACTACGAAAACGCGATGGCCGACTGTTCGCTCGGCCTTGAAAACATCTTTCTTGCGGCGCAGTCGATGGGACTGGGCAGCTGCTATCTCAACCAGCTTCACTGGCTGAGGGACGACCCGGGCGTTCGGATTTATCTCTTTGAGCTGGGCATCCCGAAAGAGCACACCATTTGCTCGGCGGCCGCAATCGGGCAGATCGGCAAGGCATCCGCACCGCCGGCGCGCAAGCCGAATACGGTCCATATCGTCAGGTGA
- a CDS encoding winged helix-turn-helix transcriptional regulator, with the protein MGKECGKSKTVHAKKCAVTRALEVIGGKWRLPIIWELSAQESMRYNELRRHLDGITNIMLTRALQGLEKNGLVQRVELERIPPHVEYSLTESCKQLLPALEIINEWGKSRMLDAGCEETGSDKNLIHTDIK; encoded by the coding sequence ATGGGAAAGGAATGCGGAAAGTCAAAGACGGTCCACGCAAAGAAATGCGCGGTCACGCGGGCGCTGGAGGTCATTGGCGGCAAGTGGCGGCTGCCGATCATTTGGGAGCTGTCCGCTCAGGAAAGCATGCGCTATAACGAGCTCAGGCGGCATCTGGACGGAATCACGAACATTATGCTGACCAGGGCGCTGCAGGGACTCGAAAAGAACGGGCTGGTCCAGCGGGTGGAACTGGAACGGATCCCTCCCCATGTGGAATACTCTCTAACCGAAAGCTGCAAGCAGCTGCTTCCGGCGCTGGAGATCATCAACGAGTGGGGAAAGAGCCGGATGCTCGACGCCGGATGTGAGGAGACCGGCTCGGACAAAAATTTAATTCATACAGATATAAAATAA
- a CDS encoding DUF4317 domain-containing protein, giving the protein MSRNMMNEKEIAEIRRRFRPDKSNINRIRGCYVNDQKEIVSEFRQSLGLMPQEESEELLTILKKTLSGAVGKNLIDIEFTTQQVLEGGEHKLLMRLRDSSLEDDAAVRQFYENAIQTLDVEGNYLILLAYDKYDVPFYSKDGEKQEDSSEVFSYFLCSICPVKMLKPSLGFYVSENEFRNITSDWIVSPPELGFMFPAFSDRSANLYNAVYYTRNLAENHKEFVEAVFKSEIPMPAAAQKETFESILGDAVADDCSIDVVQTVHEQLSEMIEEHKANKEDPLLISKETVKGILQSCGVSDSHMAQFGEKYDSEFGAGTEVCPQNIIDHKQFEIRTPDVTVRVNPERSDLVETRVIDGTKYILIRADEGIEVNGVNINIS; this is encoded by the coding sequence ATGAGCAGAAATATGATGAATGAAAAAGAGATCGCAGAAATCCGCCGCCGTTTTCGTCCGGATAAGAGCAACATCAATCGAATTCGGGGCTGTTACGTCAATGACCAGAAGGAAATCGTCTCTGAGTTCCGCCAGTCTCTCGGGCTGATGCCTCAGGAAGAGAGCGAAGAACTGTTGACGATTCTGAAAAAGACCCTGTCCGGCGCTGTCGGAAAGAATCTGATCGATATCGAGTTCACGACTCAGCAGGTGCTGGAAGGCGGGGAACACAAGCTGCTGATGCGGCTCAGGGATTCCTCTCTGGAAGATGACGCCGCCGTTCGTCAGTTCTATGAAAATGCGATTCAAACGCTCGACGTGGAGGGCAATTACCTCATTCTCTTAGCTTACGACAAATATGACGTGCCTTTCTATTCAAAGGACGGAGAAAAACAGGAGGATTCGTCGGAAGTGTTTTCGTACTTCCTGTGCAGCATTTGTCCCGTGAAGATGTTAAAGCCTTCGCTGGGCTTTTATGTATCCGAAAATGAATTCCGCAACATTACATCGGATTGGATCGTATCGCCTCCCGAACTTGGGTTTATGTTTCCGGCTTTCAGCGATCGCAGCGCCAATCTGTATAATGCTGTCTATTACACCCGCAACCTTGCGGAAAACCATAAGGAATTCGTGGAAGCTGTGTTCAAAAGCGAAATTCCCATGCCCGCTGCCGCCCAGAAGGAAACATTCGAATCCATTTTGGGCGATGCGGTTGCTGACGACTGCAGCATCGACGTGGTGCAGACAGTCCATGAACAGTTGTCCGAAATGATCGAGGAGCACAAAGCGAACAAAGAAGATCCATTGTTGATTTCCAAAGAAACAGTAAAGGGAATTCTGCAGTCCTGTGGTGTTTCGGATTCCCATATGGCCCAATTTGGCGAAAAGTACGATTCCGAATTCGGTGCCGGCACGGAAGTCTGTCCGCAGAATATTATCGATCATAAACAATTCGAGATTCGAACCCCCGACGTCACGGTCCGCGTGAACCCGGAGCGAAGCGACCTGGTGGAAACAAGAGTCATTGATGGCACGAAATACATCCTGATTCGTGCGGATGAGGGCATTGAGGTAAACGGCGTGAATATAAATATTTCATAA
- a CDS encoding FAD-binding oxidoreductase gives MNYNLCGLTGRVVIPEDPSYDEARQNYNQAIQQYPLIINYCRDKWDVANAVIWSEKYHVPIRIRNGGHNYEGYSNGDGVLIIDVSEMIDMDLDENKNLLYVQGGVTNGLVYEFVSSRGYPFPGGTCPTVGVGGYALGGGWGLSCRLLGLGCDSLEEIELVNYKGDIIKANRTCNEDLFWACRGAGGGNFGVVVSMTFRLPPKTGNVTLIEIDYLHVTSGEQEEFLGIWQEWLKSADPRITLIARVYHSVNDGLAMLARGIFYGGPDEARQMMKPFLELAGAESSFEFVTFLEAVTMIGNTYPPFEKFQSASRFVLQDFSRREISGLVGLIRSRAEGSVFAGLSLYALGGRVREISTDETAFFYRKAHFIIWLETVWEENRFANENRSWVNDRFPALAFVTTGSYVNFPYSRLPNYLEEYYGTHVRRLEWIKKKYDPDHVFSFPQDLRGEPPFQARIPENHRDEVPAKAPGDAAYRGFRYVGNHTG, from the coding sequence TTGAACTATAATCTCTGCGGCCTTACCGGCCGCGTTGTCATACCGGAAGATCCCAGCTATGACGAAGCGAGGCAGAACTACAATCAGGCCATTCAGCAGTACCCGCTGATCATCAATTACTGCCGCGATAAATGGGATGTCGCCAACGCCGTGATCTGGTCGGAAAAATATCATGTGCCGATTCGGATCCGCAACGGCGGCCACAATTATGAAGGCTACTCGAACGGCGACGGCGTTCTGATCATCGACGTGAGCGAAATGATTGACATGGACCTGGATGAGAACAAAAATCTTCTGTATGTTCAGGGCGGCGTGACCAATGGACTGGTGTATGAATTCGTATCCTCTAGAGGATATCCTTTTCCCGGCGGCACCTGCCCGACGGTTGGAGTCGGCGGCTACGCTCTGGGGGGAGGATGGGGACTCTCCTGCCGGCTTCTGGGGCTCGGATGCGACAGCCTTGAGGAGATTGAGCTTGTAAATTACAAGGGTGACATCATCAAGGCGAACCGGACCTGCAACGAGGACCTGTTTTGGGCCTGCCGGGGGGCCGGAGGCGGAAATTTCGGTGTTGTCGTGTCGATGACATTCAGGCTTCCTCCCAAGACGGGGAACGTAACCCTGATCGAAATCGACTACCTTCATGTAACCTCTGGAGAGCAGGAGGAATTTCTTGGGATCTGGCAGGAATGGCTGAAAAGCGCCGACCCCAGGATTACGCTGATTGCAAGAGTGTATCACTCCGTCAACGACGGCCTTGCGATGCTGGCGAGGGGCATCTTTTACGGCGGGCCGGACGAGGCAAGGCAAATGATGAAGCCGTTTCTCGAACTTGCCGGGGCGGAATCCAGCTTTGAGTTTGTAACGTTTCTTGAAGCGGTTACCATGATCGGGAACACTTATCCGCCTTTTGAAAAATTCCAGTCTGCCAGCCGTTTTGTGCTTCAGGATTTCAGCAGGCGGGAGATTTCAGGGCTCGTAGGGTTGATCCGCAGCCGTGCGGAAGGCTCCGTCTTTGCGGGTTTGTCCCTGTATGCGCTCGGCGGCAGAGTCCGCGAAATTTCGACGGACGAGACGGCCTTTTTTTACCGAAAGGCGCACTTTATCATCTGGTTGGAAACCGTTTGGGAGGAAAACCGGTTTGCCAATGAGAACAGGAGCTGGGTAAACGACCGTTTCCCTGCTCTCGCGTTCGTGACAACGGGCTCCTATGTCAATTTTCCTTACAGCAGACTGCCAAACTATCTGGAAGAGTATTATGGAACGCATGTCCGCAGGCTGGAATGGATCAAAAAGAAATACGACCCGGATCATGTTTTCTCATTCCCGCAGGACCTCCGGGGCGAGCCGCCGTTCCAGGCGCGGATCCCCGAAAATCACAGGGATGAGGTCCCGGCGAAAGCGCCGGGTGACGCGGCTTATCGCGGTTTTCGTTATGTTGGGAACCACACCGGCTGA
- a CDS encoding MBL fold metallo-hydrolase, producing the protein MIAKVFDGIYRIPVNLPRNPLRVLNSYFIRGRGDERNLLIDTGFNMDECRSDLRDGLRELNADVSKTDLYLTHMHSDHSGLAADFGAAGAHILMGKTDYSLQQNYRHDKTWRECFPEYVGLGASDEEMEAIMASTPAWKYISPPFRAELLQDGDSLFYGGYQFTCISTPGHTPGHLCLYNAANRLMFLGDHVLFDITPNITCWPGVEDSLGDYLESLRKIAAYDVRIPLPGHRTTRGMSMAARVEQLLAHHEKRLEETHSILVRRPQQTCYETASQMSWKIRAKSWADFPPAQKMFALGEAKSHLDYLVHKGKARCVPGPGGHWLYSAV; encoded by the coding sequence ATGATCGCCAAAGTATTCGACGGAATCTATCGTATTCCGGTCAATCTGCCACGAAATCCGCTCAGGGTCCTGAACAGTTATTTCATCCGCGGACGGGGTGATGAGCGGAATCTGCTCATCGACACCGGATTCAACATGGACGAATGCCGGTCTGATTTGCGGGACGGGCTCAGGGAACTGAACGCGGACGTGTCCAAAACCGACCTTTATCTGACCCACATGCATTCCGACCACAGCGGCCTCGCCGCGGATTTTGGGGCTGCCGGCGCTCATATCCTTATGGGAAAAACAGATTACAGCCTGCAGCAGAATTACAGGCATGACAAGACATGGCGCGAATGTTTCCCGGAGTACGTCGGCCTGGGCGCTTCCGATGAGGAAATGGAAGCCATCATGGCCAGCACGCCCGCGTGGAAATATATTTCTCCCCCTTTTCGGGCCGAGTTGCTTCAGGACGGCGATTCGCTTTTCTATGGCGGTTATCAGTTCACCTGTATTTCCACGCCCGGCCATACGCCGGGCCATCTCTGCCTTTACAATGCCGCGAATCGGCTGATGTTCCTGGGCGACCATGTCCTTTTTGACATCACTCCAAATATCACCTGTTGGCCGGGAGTGGAGGACAGCCTTGGAGACTATCTGGAAAGCCTGAGAAAAATCGCCGCTTACGACGTGCGGATCCCCCTTCCAGGCCACCGCACAACCAGAGGTATGTCCATGGCTGCCCGCGTGGAGCAGCTTCTGGCACATCATGAAAAACGGCTGGAAGAAACGCACTCCATTCTCGTCCGCCGGCCTCAACAGACCTGTTATGAAACCGCCTCTCAGATGTCGTGGAAGATCAGGGCGAAAAGCTGGGCCGATTTTCCGCCCGCGCAGAAAATGTTCGCCCTGGGGGAAGCAAAATCCCACTTGGATTACCTTGTTCACAAGGGAAAAGCCCGATGTGTGCCGGGGCCCGGCGGGCACTGGCTGTACTCTGCGGTTTAA
- a CDS encoding Bug family tripartite tricarboxylate transporter substrate binding protein, whose protein sequence is MKRILSIILASMTILILATGCSGTTGGGNAAGGNSTYPDKGKSINGFIAWAAGGGTDNVMRTICPLAAKNLGTTIVLTNKTGGTGYIATKYVHDQPADGYNLLLNAENPPLYKLLNLGDIDYSNYIPVIVLAKNVGILVVPADSKFNSYQDLIDYAKANPGKLNVGTTGVGGLPFNCFALTCMVEGIKYNSITYDGDGTLQPALISGEVDASVIAQSAAIQYIATGKMKALGVYTNKRCANKELTDVPTLEECNSKYKGMLDNWGPFYGAFVKEGTPDTVVKALQDAFYKAYQTDTFQKFCQNLSLQPLGYTGDEADTFIEKWQSMTCWTLYRAGATTKSPKDFNIPEPSV, encoded by the coding sequence ATGAAAAGAATCTTGTCCATCATTCTGGCATCCATGACAATCCTTATTCTTGCGACGGGCTGCAGCGGCACAACGGGCGGGGGCAACGCAGCGGGCGGAAACAGCACCTATCCCGATAAAGGCAAAAGCATCAACGGGTTCATCGCCTGGGCAGCCGGCGGCGGTACCGACAACGTCATGCGCACCATTTGCCCGCTGGCGGCGAAGAACCTCGGCACGACCATTGTTCTTACCAACAAGACCGGCGGCACCGGCTATATCGCGACAAAATATGTCCACGACCAGCCTGCCGACGGATACAACCTTCTGCTGAACGCGGAGAATCCGCCCCTCTATAAATTGCTCAATCTGGGTGACATCGACTACAGCAATTATATTCCCGTTATCGTTTTGGCAAAAAACGTGGGGATTTTAGTCGTTCCGGCCGACTCGAAGTTTAACTCCTACCAGGACCTGATCGACTACGCCAAGGCCAATCCGGGCAAACTGAACGTCGGAACGACCGGTGTGGGCGGCCTGCCTTTTAACTGCTTTGCGCTGACCTGCATGGTCGAGGGGATTAAATACAACTCCATTACCTATGATGGAGACGGCACGCTGCAGCCCGCTCTGATCAGCGGCGAAGTGGACGCTTCTGTGATCGCGCAGTCCGCCGCCATCCAGTACATCGCTACCGGGAAGATGAAAGCCCTCGGAGTCTATACCAACAAACGCTGTGCAAACAAAGAGCTTACCGACGTTCCGACCCTGGAGGAATGCAACAGCAAGTATAAAGGAATGCTGGACAACTGGGGGCCATTCTATGGAGCGTTCGTCAAGGAGGGGACTCCGGACACCGTAGTGAAAGCACTTCAGGACGCTTTCTACAAGGCTTATCAAACCGATACCTTCCAGAAATTCTGTCAGAACCTCTCCCTGCAGCCTCTGGGTTATACCGGCGACGAGGCGGACACGTTCATCGAAAAATGGCAGTCCATGACCTGCTGGACCCTGTACCGCGCGGGAGCCACCACCAAATCACCCAAGGATTTCAATATTCCGGAACCCTCCGTCTGA